The window CAAAAACTTATAGTCTAACGTAGCTTTTTCTGTTTTCTGTGCCATTTTTGTCTCTTTGGGTAGGTGGTGCATGATGACTTGGataattgttgtttttttttccctggATAATTGCTTTTCAGTTAACTATGGAATTCTCAATTTATCATGTGACTTAAGTGGGGTCGATACTGATTGTCTTTTTAGTAAGAGTGGCCATAGTTCAGATATGTGAGTACCTTGTGTGTTTTAGTACCTAGATATGTTCCAGTTAAGTATAAAGTGCTTCCACCTTGTTCAAGTTTTGAGTGCTTCTTTCACTCGTACATTACAAGTTTACAACATATTCGCTTAACGATGAAAAGATGCCAAAAGGTTACCCCAGCTCATACCGGAATTCAATTGCATGTAAACCACCAACCTTTGTAAAGTGTTGTTCCCATTAATCAATTTGACCCATTTGgatatataaatttgaatttgtttaaattccCATGGCTACACTAAGTTCTTTACAAACACTTATCAGCTGCTAATAATTAAACTGACCAACTATGATTAGTGTGATGAGCTAAAGGATACAAAATATGTGTTATATAATTCAGTTTATTATTTCTCATTACTTGTAGTAATTAAGTTATCATGTTGATGGTGGTTGCTTAAATAAACAGAAGTAGTTGAAAGATGGTGCAAGGAAAAACTAAAAGAAGCTAAGCAGTTGGCAATTGAGACCGAGGCTTCAAATTCAACAGTCCTTCATGAGGAAGCAGGTATGGTCATTATTTGTGAACTATGTGTGGTTTCTTTTTAGGATTCAATAGCTTATATGATGCAGCAGTCTATGAATGGTAGTACAATTGTTTTGACAAACTCTGGTGTTTACTgttctgattttgttttctatagAAATGCTAGTAAAAGCTTTGGAATCTGATTCCACTTGGCTGTTGGAAGATTTGGGCCTTTGGATTCCTCCTGAAATTCGTAACACGGAACATCATGATAAACCTGAGGGTGAAGAAGAGGAGTTAGGTACTTCATCAATTTCGGCTCCATGCCCTTCTCTTCGTtctatcattaaaaaaaaatcatcttttattttcctttacaaaataaaaagaaaatgtcacGATCCTTGTCTGGTAGTTTTGAGAAGTTTACTCATTTAGATAGTAGAAACTTATTCCATGTGTTGATGTACGTATTCCTTTGATTTTCTGTAGACGATCAAATTTTGCCCGGCAGGCCGCTTCCTCCTGAATGCCATGCAGAAGTTCATACAGATTATGATGGTGCTGCTGTAAGATGGGGGCTTAACCACCACAAAGATAGTGCAGCTGACTGTTGTCAGGCTTGCTTGGATCAAGCTAAACGTGCTAAGCCTAATGAAAAGAGATGTAATATATGGGTTTATTGCCCGTCGGAAACTGGTTGCCATTCTCCAGATATCTATGAGCATAAACTTGGAGAGTGCTGGCTTAAATACGTAAGAACTAAATAACCGTTTcgttataatttatatattcgTGATTATGTTGATCCAGTTGAGCCTAATATTTCTTGTCTTCAATCATCAAAATGCAGGCAGAAACGCCTAAACTTAATTTCAAGGACAAGTATCCTGAATCATATAGAAACCGCCATCCATCAGCACCACTCGTTGTTCCTTGGGCCTCTGGCATTGTTGGCGCACGATAGGATTTCGCCACTCCCAGCAGAAAAGGACAAACCCTTGTCATTGTAACTTGACCTGCAAAGGCTTACCATATTCTGGAAACATCACAAAACACACGAAGGTACCCTTCACTGGAATACGTAATCATGGTCTCCCTGGGTTTATATACTTTTGTTCCGTTAATTGTTCTGTGAAAAATAGAGGAAAATAGGAAGAGTTTTCGAAGAGAGGGAGATGGAGTGACTGTAAGGTTCAGGATGCGCTCCATGCTGCTTGTTTGTTCACAAGTCATTTTTGTAATACGGTCTGTCATGGTGTTTGGCGCCGATGATTCAAGATAAAGAAGTCCTGGTCGGAGGCATAGTGAGCTTTGTTGTTAGACGTTGAAACTCTCCCCGTGCATCGGTAACGAATGGGGAATATGAATTTCTGTCTCTGAACATTGTGTATTACTCTCTAATTCTTTGGATAACTACATAATGCTCTCTATCCTTACAAGGAGACAGAGTACGAAATTTTCAGTTCTTGTTGCTCAAGTATCGTTTAGCTTGTACCTTTGAGAAGTGATATGTAAGCATTCAACATTTATGTTTTTCTAATGCTCATCGGCTGTATAAAGGATAAAGTACAGTTCCGAATTGAGAGAACCGCAACGGTATGCATTATCTTTTGAGAGAATCTCGACGGTACGAGAGAGCTACGAATTATCTTTTGAGAAAACCTCGATGATACGGGGGAGGTtgaacaattttattaattagagaGCAAAACTTACTTCTACCAACAAGGTAACTTTAGGATGGGGAATTGGGTGTTTATAGTGAAGGTGGGTGGATGATTAGTGAGGATAGTTTGAGTAAATTGGGACCACCCTACTAAACAAACACTTTTGCTAATAAGGGTTTATGTTATgttcataagaaaaaaaagggtttatgTTAGCAGAGGTTTTATCATAAAACGGTAAAGTATTTAATAGTGTTTCGTCAAAGAATCAGTTGACATGTGCTGTTTTTAGAAAGtatttttatatatctataAGTACttttagaaagtgtttttaaaataagtgaaaacattTTTCATAAAGGTGGTTTTTGAACTAGTTTTTAGTAAAATATAAGTGAAtcttgaaaaaaatatttaaagtgttttttgtaaAAAGCATATAATTGATACTTGTTTGAAAATACGTGCTTTTGTGAACTAAAAGTGCtttcaaatcattttgaaaGCAGTTTTAAACTAGccgtaatttttttattattaaatgcAATCATAAAAGCACGTGATAGTAGACGTAACGTTAAGATTTTCATCTTTGCGTCCCTAATAATGGGATGGAGTCATATAAAatgtattttgtgttttgtcCGTGCTCTACCAGCTATACCAGACTTTAAGAGCCGCTGCCTCTCATCGTCGCTACAAACTGTGAGAGTTTAAGCGATTCCAAGCCCCGCTCTTCGCCGCCCGCCATTATTGATGTCATCGCGCGAGAGATTGGAGCTGACTCGGCCCGCGAAGGTAACTTAATCTCTACGTTTCCCTTTGTTCTTCGTATTTTGGTTGAATTTGTGCATAATCCGATCTTTACTTGGTTCCGAAAAACCAACAATCCGGTTGGATTTAAttctctaattttttcttttgcactTTGAAATCATTGTTCTTGTTAAGAATTCTGAAATTCCTGTCAGTCTGTAGCCCCAGTTTTACCTCTGATTTCAAGTTGTGcttctttgaaattgaaaatttagtttgtgttctATACTTGATCTGCAGATTATATACCTATCTGGTTTAGTTGAATTTCAATTTGGGTTTTCGATTCCCAGATGGGTTCAAGCACTTGCTGTCTCCTGTCACagattttattagaaaattaatgaatcaagctcaaaccttttttttatgttttggtttatGCGCTTGACCGGAGGAACCCAAAAGAGGGACTGCATTCCGGTGGACATCGAGAACGATGGACAAGGGTTAGGGTTTATTGAGCTGCAGAGATAATTAGTAAAATACTTGAATGCCGTTGTATTTTCGTGCTTGATGTTAATTTCCTTGTTTGCAATAGCAATCTTATTAGCGATAGAAGCTTGAATGGTCGATCCAGATGTCTTATGTGTTTGGTCCGATTATTTTTTTAGAACATATCGAAAACCTTAACTTTGTGGCGCGTAGGGGTGTTTGCAATTTGAAATCACGCATCGCATTTGATGGTTCTTTAGATTTGCCTATAAAGAAATTAcagaatttttttcatttcatatgCAGTGAAGCTAATCGATAGCAAGTAGCTATGAGTATGGTTCTTTGCAACAACTCCATTCAGGAAACTCACTATGAAATACTTTCCGTGAAACAAGATGCAAGCTATGAAGATATCCGAGCAAGCTACCGATCTGCCATCCTTGATAGTCATCCTGATAAATCACAAAGTACCTCTGGATCGGGAGATAGATTCCTGAAGGTGCAAAAGGCTTGGGAAATCCTTGGCGATTCAAGGTCTCGCACACTTTATGATAGCGCACTGCGAGCTTCGAGTCTTGATGCTATGGTTGCAGAAGATATCAGCTTAAAAGATGTGATGGCTGAAGATGCGGGAGAGGCCATTCAGCTCTTTTACCAGTGCCGGTGTGGTGACTATTTCTTCGTTGATTCTTTGGAGTTGGAGAAGATGGGATATGGTTTGTTAAGAGATGGAAGGAAAATATCTTTCGAGGCACAAAACGCATTGCCAGCATCGCTTGTCATCCCCTGCGGGTCTTGTTCTTTGAAAGTTCGGATATTGATCAATTCAGATGATTTTATTACGATTGTTGATAACCATTGAATGGGGGACGAAGGCTTTCGTTTCAAGATTTTAGTTTCAACAGCTTAAAATGACGGGAGCCTTGTGCGTTTCATGTTGAAATTTCATAGAAAATGGGACAAGTTGGACGATAGAAAATGGGACAAGCTGTACTTCGGTCCTGTAGATTCGGTTGTCGcgatttttgttttgtagtttACTAGTTGATTCAATATAAGAACGTACTAATTTCGTGATTTTTTCCGTAgaatttgcaattttttgtttttgatacaCGGAATTTGCAATGGATAAGCATTTGCgctgtttatatatatttttaatccgaagatttgacggaaatgagtTCTTATTCTTTAAATGGTACGATTAACAAATTACATAACTTAAATCGCGACAATTGAAATTCGAAAATCGAAGTGGAATTTTTGGAGCTGAATAGCGGCCCAACACTTGTATGGGCCCTTGTACGAGTTTGGTTGCATCAGGAACCCATTACtctgttattattatttttttctcaatgacaaaaaaataaaaatgaaagtcACGTCCTGAAGAAACAAAATCTAAATTGGGTCTACGATTCTCAGCATCCGATCAGTTGCTGATTTTCCAATCGATCCGATAAGGTTGAAATCCTAATTCTTTATTCCCAGGTACGATATTTTCCtcctttttggtaattttacaaaaaattaaataaattagggcACTGTTCTTCCTGTGAAAtgaaagaaatttgattttcatcAAAGATTGTGTTTTTGGgtattttaaactaaaattccCAATCGGGTTTCTCATAAATCGGAAACAGGAGATGGGTTCTTCAGAAAAAAGCTCTCAGTGGCGGAGCGTGTTCGACGGCGTGAAGCTGAAGACCATCAAAGCAATGCCGGAAGCTCTAATGGCGGAGATCAACACAGCAATCTGCAATCTCGAGTACGCACGCGCCACCGCTCTTGTCGACTCTCCGTCTTCTTCGTCTTCGACGGGGAAAACGGAGATCCCTGATCAACCGGAATACAGTGCACGAATGGCGGACCAAGCCTACAAGGCAGGCTGCGCAGCCTTGGCAGCTGGGAAACTCGACGAGGCCCTTCTCTCTCTGAACACTTCTCTCTCTATGTGCCCGCCTGATCAGACCTCTGCCGTGACCAAGCTCCACTCTTTGATCTCTCTCACATCTCGGCAGCTCCATAAGTCCACCAGCTGAGTTTATCTTGCCCTTTATAATTAATGCAAGCCATGGTGGGGAAGGAGGAATCGAACTCAGGATCTCGAGTGCAGCGGAGTTTATTATGACATCAAAATTTGGGATGTTTGATTCCAACTTTCCATGCTCTGTTCATGCGGATTTGGAGGTCGGCAACAATAATTTGGAGCTATTTAATGATCAATCAATTGGGGAACAGGGGAGATGTAGACGTTAGTGTCCGGAGCAGATTTCACGAGGGTGGTTGGTGATGGAGATGATGCTTTAAAGCCTTACAGATAAAGATAAGGTTTGAGTACTTGTATAGTTGTATAGGTACAGGATTTTCCTTTGCTCTTGCCTAAAGGTCTAAACACTTGGTTGATTGTTTGATCAGTTGAGATATGAATGATGTATTTAACCATGGTTAATCATTAGTACAGAATTTCCTCTCTTCTTttctaaattttgggttttttttctattaatttagATATGATTGGTGCCGTTAACGAGCAAATCTGACTTATTACCGATTGTATGCAACTGTGTATTTAGTTGTCAAGGAAGACTCGTCTAATACTTTCAACCTAACAGTACACCAAAACAAGCGACACACATTGTTAtgtgttgtttttctttttctacttGGCAACTCATTATTAGTTTGGGACCCGCACTGGCATACGTGGTGTAGTTAAGTCGCAATCCATTTTCACATCTAGGGTTTTATATGAACTCGGTGTCTAGGGAGACtagagaaaataaaatcaaagatattGCTCAAGAGATCTCAGACTCATGATCTTTCTTTGTTATGATGTTTCCTAGAATTTAACGGCCAAGAAATTTCTAATTAGTTTACCTTTATGTTGGGACACCACATTAATTTCAACTAGTTTCCATTGTCTttcaatgaaaatgaaattgggGAAAGATGCCAAATTTATGTGTTGTGTCAAGATTTTCTTCAGTTGAGACAACATTTTGAGGGCACTCTCACTTTAGGAAAATTCAACAAATAGCTTCGTAAGCGTGGGTTAGGCCAGTTAGGCCCAGTGTGTCTGCTTTTAGCACTCAAGTTCGAGTTGTTCTTCTTATAATTTAAAGTGATTAGAATACtgtcttgtaaaaaaaaaacaaatatgtcAAGATTAGGTTTGGTATCATGTCCTAATTCCCATGACTTCAACTTAAAGCATGAACATGAAGACTACAGGAGCAGCactaaataaaggaaaaaaaaaaaccgaagaaACGGATTGAAGTTACAGGTCTTCTTCAATGGGAATAATATTAATGGCCGTGAGATAAGCAAAAGCATTTTCAACCTCAAGGGGAGGAGTTTTAGCTTTTGTTAAAACGTCTAATATGCTTTTTTAGCTTTGTCTTTAACCCAAAGAATAGAAACCAATCTTCTCCATTTTCCAATAAGCTGAGAAGCCGCTGTCAAAAAAAGCAGGTGAAGGTCTAATCCGAACATCATGTCGAGTAAGAATGACACACACCAAAAGCACTAGTTTTGTAGGTATCTCAAAGCACCTCTGGCTTACAGCTTACAAACCCaaagcactttttttttttcactccaACATGAGCATCTTTTATCACGAAGATGAACAATCACCAAATCCTTCCAAAAGATGCAAATTTCTTGCTGCTTGTCTCACCGATGCGTTTGCGAATTGCCATACCGGCAGAAAGCTTTCGGTTTCGAGCCGTGCGGAGGAGTGCTTGACAAGCGACTTTGATGAGGAACAGGAAGTAAGCTATGTACCCGAACAAAGATTTTCCAtacaaaattttcatgttttcattaatctATGAGTGTTTTACAGgttgttttatcattttttgttACTTGTTTTTTCTCCATCAGGTTATTGTGTCTGCGATTCGAAGCCGTGCTATGGAAAAGCTGAGGCGCAAGCCGCGCAGCTTCTCAGATAGCTTTTCTTTCGTCTACTCTTCAAAATCGGGTGATTTATTCATAACACAGAAAGGAGTGGAAAAGCAGGAGGATCATGAAGACGATGAGAAAGCAGATTTTTTATCGGTTGCAAGCTGCCTTTCTTGCTGCTCAAGCGACGCTGCAAGTAGAGACGTGTTTCTTTCTGTCAAGACAAGCTTGTCGCGCTGTTCGAGCCTTAATGGGATCGAGTTTAGAGATTTTCCAAGGCAGTCCATAATTCAGCAGTTCCGTCATTGTGATGGCTGGCCGTTTGGGCTTTGCCGGAAGGCTGTGTTGCTTCCACCGCTGCCAAAGTCGCCCTCTGAGTCGTGGTTGTGGAAAAAAGGCACTAAGTTCGTTAAGATGGTTTAAAGTCGTAGCTCCTCCACCCCCACCACCAACAAAGGAGGTTCAAAGTTCAAGTTATTCAAAGTTATTTCGTGTCTAGATGATTAAATGGATGGAATATAATTCAATTAGAATAAAGTTTTAGTTGAAATGGTAATGTTATACTTTGTGATAAGTAAAGCTATCATATATGCAAATGCACAACTGGACCAAAATGTCTCTATTTAAATGTGTTATAACAAATTAGTATACTTAAATGTTCTTACCTTGACATATTATAATGATTTAGTGTAACGAAACGTCTATATTTAAATATATTGGTAACACAGAAGAAATTATGCAAAATCCGTAAGTGCACAAAAAATTTCATACCTAAAAATTTCTTATACAAGTTACTTACAATAAATTGTTAATGCAAAAGgtaaacaaataaatgaaaattattgGACACTTAAATAAGGAAACCCATGAAATtacccgaaaaaaaaaaaaaagaaaaaaaaaaagaaagaagaagacaaaaaacTGTCATTGAATACATACGTTGACCTTTAATAGAGTGCTTTTGgtcattttaatgttttttacACCAATTACTTACTATGTCTCTTCTCTACAATCAGATGTTTTGATGGTTTTTAATTTGTCTAATTTCTTGTAAACATAATCTATGATAAATTAAGATACAGATCATTTTGTTCCGCAATTGCAGCTTTAATGAGATTGAGTCTAGATGATTGAATAGATTGAATAAAATGGACAACTAGAATAAAGTTTATTTGTGAGAAACAAAACAACCTTAAACAGAAGAgagacaaaacaaaaacaattaaaaagtaCAAGCCATACAGAAATCTAAAGAACCCCAGAAGCTAAACCCGGAGCACAAGACGAACACCCCTACACAAGAAACTAGAACTAAACGGCGAGTCCTTCAGATTCGAGCAGGGCGTTCGAGCGACGAGCACAGAAAGCTTGGAGATGACGACCGAGTAGACGAAACCTTTTAGCTTCGACCTTTGTGCTTCTTGTTATCGCTCAAGTCACGGCAAACAACATGGAAAACAGCATTAGCAATGTCACCGCGAGAACCCCCTTGCAAAAGCATGCGTCAACGTCATCCTTACCATGTTCAGATTTGAGGAGGAGAGCCTTTAATTCGTCGTTAGTAATTGGTTTTCCGCGAACCTTAGAAGTGACATTGTCAAAACGGGAGCCGACATTGTTGATGACGACTTCAATGACCTCGGTCTCAGGAACAGGAGAACCAGCTAACGTTAGCTTATGCGTAATAGTGCCGACGCGTTGAAGAAATTCAGTAATCGATGAGAAACCGCGAGTAGTGCGATGAAGACGACTACGGAGCTCTGAGATATATTTCTGATGCGAAGAGGCAAATCGTTTCTCCAAAGCTTGCCAAGTTTCGCGAGCGGTATGGTACCGGTGAGCGGTGTCACCAAGCGCATAATGGCTTATGGAGGCATTGATACAGGAGAGAACAAGCTGGTCCTTTTCAACCCAATCTTTAAAATCACGGCTGTCACTGTCGGTTTTGTTTCCAGCATCGTCGGAGAGAAACTAAGGAGGGCAGGGAGAAGAACCATCCACAAAACACATGAGGTTATGACTCTTAAGCAAAGGAACAATTTGGGACAACCAAATAGGGTAATTACTGGAATCGAGCTTGACGGTGATGACGTGAGGGAAGAACAGACCGGGCGACAGAAGCAGAGGTAGAAGAGTTGACCATCGGACAAACAAAATAGTTCCGGTGAAAAGAGAGAAGAATCGAGGGACAACAATCACGAGGTTTTGATTGCTTGAAAAACATATGGTAGAACTTAACTTGCCACAGAACTATGTGGAGAAAGGCGACAATTAGACTGGAGACGGTTTGTGTTACACTTGTAACACACATACAGAGATTAACGCCGTATGAGATTCTCACAGGAGCATATGATAAAATCTAGGACGACTAATTCAATACATTTGATTGGAGATGAATTCTAAATTGAAGTTGTTACAAAGAACTATGAGATTGTagaaaaatccaaatttttCCTAAACCTGTTATTTTCAACTTGTGCATCGTTCACCATTCAAATGTGTATGTAGTCTTGCAGTGGGAGAAAATCTAGGACGACTAATTCAATACATTTGATCGGAGATGTAGGTCGAATTCGGGTAGTTTATTTCGGCCAACGTGGATTCCCATATCCAAAACCAGCTCGAACTAATTCGTGACTAGACCCTATATTTACTTGCTTTCACATGTGTCCAGTCCGAAACATAACGATGTCTGTTGAGTACACGACAACATTTTAGAGTACCATTGCAGTTCCCTATTTAACCAAATAAATTGAACGTTCTTTTGTTTAGTCCGTGTCTATGGAACCAATGTGTAAAAAATGGACCGTCAATATGTCATTAATAATGTGACACCATGATTTCCAATAAAACGTAATGACGTATTATCGTTGCATATTGTTGGCAATTGTTCCATCATCAATATTATCAACTCAACAGAAGCAAATGAAACAAATCAAACGGAAATTACTTGACGAAACAAACTTACAACGTTATACACCATCACAGATGAAAGAACAGGATGCAACAGTATTCCATTAATAGATCAAGAAAGATATTCTCTTTATTAACTGTCATCAGAAGCTGAACATCTGGCCTGTTTCCAAATATCCAACAAACGCGATTCCAAAAACCGGAAAGCTTCCAATTACGGTAACATTCTCTGAAATGCTGGGATTAAGCTCTTTGCTCAATATATGACCCGGAAAGTCCAGAAGTTCCCAGAACAGAGATCTGCAACAGAATACAAAATCATATGAGCAAGTCTACAAATAGATTCGCATTGATTTGCACACTACAGGTGGATATGCCAAACAGGAGTCCCTGCACTGCGGGATAATAACAAACCATGTACCACAAATGCCGAAATGAAAAGCTTGATGCCTAAGCATTGTTTATGTTGAAAGACCCCTTTCCAGTTCCCACGGGAAGAGCGAAAGAAAATAAGGGGCCGAGTATCATTACCAGACCTAAAATATATATCCTCAAACATGTCAATTTTGATCTTCTATTCTCCTAAGTGAGCTAAATGAGTACGATAATTTTGCTTCAATGCTGCTCATACGGATAAGAAAAGTACCAAATAACTGTACCTATGATTTGATATGGCTTTCTCAAAAGGTAATAATCATGAATTATAAAAGTTATTGACCGAAAATCTTATCTAGCTATAACTTTAATCATCTTTATATTAATACCTTTCCCCACTCAGAACCGATGCCACTGCATCTCATCTTCAAGTATATCAGCTTAGTTCCCAACTCTGTCTCAACCTTCTTCCTCAAATAGGTCTCCTCAGGCCCGAATGCATCCAAATAGGTAATGTAGCGACTGAAAATGGTCTTCACTGCATTCACATACTCATCTGACAATGGCTTGACATTCTACAGACAATACGAAAACACAAAAATCAAGAGAATTGCATAGACAGACGACAGTGAAACCACAAAGTCCCTAATGATTATAATACCTCTCCGCTCATACCAACACTGTCATCAAGTTCCATCTTCAAATTAGTAATCATCCCGCCGAACTCCTCAACAGCCTCCGCTGCCCGGAAAACATTTGTGACAACCTCTTTGCCGGTCT of the Pyrus communis chromosome 1, drPyrComm1.1, whole genome shotgun sequence genome contains:
- the LOC137739428 gene encoding uncharacterized protein; translation: MARVGGEWGFKGRGIWGFSYKKTTLLVCSINIVVALYVLRSLYGSLYIYSDRDTRPTFEYTPDQIRKMEESVRIRKAAEPVELIRLVKALKKELYREVAVELPQPLKLKMTNEIIDRLRTLRPKANITEQREVVERWCKEKLKEAKQLAIETEASNSTVLHEEAEMLVKALESDSTWLLEDLGLWIPPEIRNTEHHDKPEGEEEELDDQILPGRPLPPECHAEVHTDYDGAAVRWGLNHHKDSAADCCQACLDQAKRAKPNEKRCNIWVYCPSETGCHSPDIYEHKLGECWLKYAETPKLNFKDKYPESYRNRHPSAPLVVPWASGIVGAR
- the LOC137715838 gene encoding uncharacterized protein, which produces MSMVLCNNSIQETHYEILSVKQDASYEDIRASYRSAILDSHPDKSQSTSGSGDRFLKVQKAWEILGDSRSRTLYDSALRASSLDAMVAEDISLKDVMAEDAGEAIQLFYQCRCGDYFFVDSLELEKMGYGLLRDGRKISFEAQNALPASLVIPCGSCSLKVRILINSDDFITIVDNH
- the LOC137714797 gene encoding uncharacterized protein, with product MTHTKSTSFVGISKHLWLTAYKPKALFFFHSNMSIFYHEDEQSPNPSKRCKFLAACLTDAFANCHTGRKLSVSSRAEECLTSDFDEEQEVIVSAIRSRAMEKLRRKPRSFSDSFSFVYSSKSGDLFITQKGVEKQEDHEDDEKADFLSVASCLSCCSSDAASRDVFLSVKTSLSRCSSLNGIEFRDFPRQSIIQQFRHCDGWPFGLCRKAVLLPPLPKSPSESWLWKKGTKFVKMV